The Mycolicibacterium boenickei genome has a segment encoding these proteins:
- a CDS encoding SDR family NAD(P)-dependent oxidoreductase: MNLRGATTLVTGATGGIGQAIAAKLAAHGSELVLTGRRADILEPMAEKLNGRAFPADLADERAIEALLVAAGPIDVVVANAALPATGLLADYSGHQIDRALAVNLRAPILMAKLAGEGMVARRRGHLVFINSLSGKTASGYASLYNATKFGMRGFALALREDLRTHNVGVSTIFPGYVRNAGMFADSGAKLPVGIGTRSPEDVAGATVRAIERDLAEVDVAPWPMRMIGWAGGAAPWLAAAIQRRAGADAITAQLAEGQRYKR; the protein is encoded by the coding sequence ATGAACCTGCGTGGCGCGACGACGCTGGTAACCGGCGCCACCGGCGGCATCGGGCAGGCGATCGCGGCCAAGCTGGCCGCCCATGGCAGCGAGCTGGTACTGACCGGGCGCCGAGCCGACATCCTTGAGCCGATGGCCGAGAAGCTGAATGGGCGGGCCTTTCCCGCTGATCTGGCTGACGAGCGCGCGATCGAGGCGTTGCTTGTGGCGGCCGGTCCGATCGACGTGGTGGTGGCCAACGCGGCGCTGCCGGCCACCGGCCTTCTGGCCGACTATTCCGGCCATCAGATCGACCGGGCGCTCGCCGTCAACCTCCGTGCGCCCATCCTGATGGCAAAGCTGGCCGGGGAGGGCATGGTCGCTCGGCGGCGAGGCCACCTGGTGTTCATCAATTCACTATCGGGCAAGACCGCATCCGGATATGCATCCCTGTACAACGCAACCAAGTTCGGCATGCGCGGCTTTGCGCTCGCGCTTCGTGAGGATCTGCGTACTCACAACGTCGGCGTGTCGACGATCTTTCCGGGATACGTCCGCAATGCAGGAATGTTCGCTGATTCCGGTGCGAAATTACCGGTGGGGATCGGCACTCGTTCCCCGGAGGACGTGGCCGGTGCCACGGTACGAGCGATCGAACGGGACCTCGCCGAGGTCGATGTCGCGCCGTGGCCTATGCGGATGATCGGCTGGGCGGGAGGGGCCGCCCCATGGCTGGCGGCGGCGATTCAGCGCCGAGCCGGGGCGGATGCCATCACCGCACAACTGGCCGAGGGGCAACGCTACAAACGCTGA